The nucleotide window TTTCATAATACATCATTAGAATACTTTTCCCTCAAAGAAGGCTTTACCGACTGAAAATGGGAGCATTGTCTCCTATTACTGCAATGTTGCTTTGCCATCAATAATAAAAGGAAACGAACTATCTTTTGTTGATTTAGATTTAGATTTCGTAAAACCACAAAATGAGGATTGGCAAGTTATTGATGAAGAGGAGTTTGAAACAAATAGCATCAAATATAATTA belongs to Bacillus spongiae and includes:
- a CDS encoding DUF402 domain-containing protein, encoding MPSIIKGNELSFVDLDLDFVKPQNEDWQVIDEEEFETNSIKYNYPLELKEGALQSLEKMKYSIKEKKFPFNDSVLERFKSFLPL